The window GATCGGGGCCGGCGGTATCGGCTTCGACGTGTCGGAGTTCCTGGTCCACCAAGGGGTTGCCACCAGCCAGGACCGTGAAGCGTTCTGGAAAGAATGGGGGATCGATACCCTGCTCCAGGCGCGCGGCGGTGTGGCGGGTATCAAAGCCGAGCCCCATGCCCCGGCGCGGCAAGTATTCCTGTTGCAGCGCAAGAAATCCAAGGTGGGCGACGGCCTGGGCAAGACCACCGGCTGGATTCACCGCACGGGCCTGAAGAACAAGCAGGTGCAGATGCTCAACAGCGTCGAGTACCTGAAAATCGATGACGAAGGCTTGCACATCCGCATCGGTGAAACCGGCGAGCCGCAGGTGCTGGCCGTGGATAACATCGTGATCTGCGCCGGCCAGGATCCGTTGCGTGAGTTGCAGCAAGGCCTGGAAGCCGCAGGGCAAACCGTCCACCTCATTGGCGGTGCCGACGTAGCGGCAGAACTGGATGCCAAGCGGGCGATCAATCAGGGTTCGCGATTGGCGGCGCAGTTGTAAGACACCGAATCTGTGGGCGCCTGGATCCACTGTGGGAGCGAGCCTGCTCGCGATAGCGATGAGTCAGTTGCATGAGTGTTTACTGACCCACCGCCATCGCGAGCAGGCTCGCTCCCACAAGGGGTTGCAATGAACACAGGCACTGAGGTCATCCGCGACCTAGCTGTTAAACTTGCGGCTCGTCCCGATTCGGCCTGCTGCAATGTTGCTTTCCTGCCTCGACTGGCACCCCCAACCCCGCCTGGAACTCCTTCATCTGGACTGGCTCGCCCGTGCCGGAGTTGAAGTGGCGGTGCTGCGTCTGGACCAGATTGACCCCCTGATCAGCGGCAACAAGTGGTTCAAGCTGGTTCACCATGTGCGCGCTGCCCATGAGGCCGGTGCCAAGGGGATCATGAGCCTGGGCGGTGTCTATTCCAACCATCTGCATGCGCTGGCGACGGCTGGCAAGCGCTTCGGGTTCCCAACGGTCGGGCTGCTGCGCGGCAATCCCCAGGAAACGCCGACGGTCCTTGACCTCAAAGCGTTCGACATGGATCTGCACTGGCTGGGTTATGGCGGATACCGAGGGCGGCACGCCGCGGACTTCTGGCAACCCTGGCAGGCGCAATACCCGCAGCTGCATCCGGTGCCTGAGGGCGGTTCAGGGTTGTCCGGCGCGCAGGGTTGCATGGATTGGGTGGCCGGGGCGCGTGAACAATTGGCGGCGTTGGGCTGGGTGGATTATCACGGCTGGTGGCTGGCCTGCGGTACCGGGACCTCCCTGGCGGGGCTGGTGTTGGCTGAAGCGGGGGAGCACCCGGTCTACGGCGTGTTGGCTGTGCCTGCGGATCACGGCGTGGCGCAGCAGGTCGAAAGCATCGTGGGGCAAGCAGGTCTCTGCAACCCGCGTTATGAGTTGTTCGACGGCAGCCGTGGCGGCTTCGCCCGGGTCGACGCCGAACTCGTCGCCTTCATCCACGCCACTGGCGCCATCGAACTGGAGCCGCTGTATACCGGCAAGGCGTTGATGCTGCTCAAGGCGCGGGTCGAGGCCGGACAGTTTGCCCGTGGCACCCGCTTGATTTTCGTTCACACCGGCGGCTTGCAAGGCCGCCGAGGGTTTGAATAACCAGCGTCAGCCGCGTTTGGGCATCATCCGCAGCAGGGTGTTATCGCGCACGATGTAGTGGTGGTACAGCCCCGCCAGGGCATGCAGGCCAATCAGCCAGTAGCCGATGGTGCCTCCCAACTCATGCCAGCCCTCCAGTTGTTTGGCAAAGTCTTTGTCCTGATCGATCAGCAGTGGCAAATCGAAACCATAGAACATCACCTGATGCCCTTCGGCACTGGTGATCAGCCACCCCAGCAATGGCATGGCGATCATGAACAGGTACAACGCCCAGTGCATCAGGTGGGCAAGGAAGGTCTGCCAGGCAGGCGAGGCGGGAAAGATGGCTGGAGCCTTCCCCATGCTGCGGGCGAACAGGCGTAGCCAGACCAGCACAAACACGGTCAGGCCGAGCATGAAGTGAGCTTCTTTGATCAGGGTCCGGCCGTCACTGCCTTTGGGGAATATCCCTCGCAGTTCGATGCAGGCATAAACCACGGCCAGTAGAATCAGCATCAGCCAATGCAGGGAGACCGTGACGGTACTGTAGCGGTTTTCCGAGCTTTTCCAGGGCATGCAGGTATCTCCAGTCATCAGGTAGAGCACCGTCTTATGCGGCGTAGTGCTCCTACTGTAAGCCCGTTTTTTCGGGTTCGCTTGAGCCAGATCAGTTTCGCCAGTATGGACAACCCCGATCAATGCATTCACAGGATGGCGGCTGTTGCGCCGCTGCGCGGGAGTAAGCGCCCTGGTCACGCAAGGAGGTCAGGGTGTCAGGTCTGGCGGATTCAGGAGCCAGTCCAATAGCAGCCTTGTGTCATTTTGACCCTGCACCGGTTTCGTTTGTATGGCGGGCTGCCCACCGCCGACATCGCCTACCCCCAGGCACAGCACCGGTCGGTCGGGGTCACCATCGAGAAAGCTCACCAGCACTACGCTGCCGATCCTCAGGACGGGCCGTTCATTCAGCGTCAGGCGTGACACCGGCAGCGTGATGCCTTCGTTATCCGGGGTCCACAGGCTGACCGTGACACGGCCGCGTTGATCGGGGCGTGTCGGCTGATCGCCAGGGTCGAGTACGTACGCGAGGTGATAGCCGGGGATGCAGGGTCTTGGATGCTTGAGGGCAGGCCTGAATACGGTGGACCATGGGATGGCCGAAAACCGGTTACGGTAATCGCGGGTCGCCGGTATGGGCGACAGGTTGGTTTCAAGGATGGAAAATTGCCGCCCGCGATGCTGGATATCGGTGATCAGCCACTGGTCGTTGAAAGTGGACTCCGGGTGTTCACTGATCTGCACGATATGGCCGCTGCGCAGGAAGGGCTGGTGGCTCTGGCCCTGGATTTCCCGCTGTCGACAGCGCAGCCGCTCAAGTCTGCGGCGGCCGGCCTGGTAGCGATGAGCCAACGTCGGACTGCTGCGTATCGTCTCGTGATTTTCACCTTCGAAGGCGTGATTGGCCGCGCTGTCCCCGGCTTGGCTTGTGTCGCGATCACTGAAGCCGGCCGGCAGGCCATGGGTCATTGCGCAGTGTCGCTGGTACACCTGCCTGATGGCTGGTTGCTGGCCGGGATCAGGGCGCAGGTTCAGTTCGATCGGACGGGCGGGAAAACTTTTCGGGTCTTCGGCGAACACCAGGACATGGCCATGAACGGTGTGTTCGAATTGGTAATGAATGCCTTCTTCTTCACACAACCGGTGCAGCAACTCCAGATCGCTCTCCTCGTACTGGATACAGAACGGGCGGCACGGGTACTGCCCATGGGGCAGTTCAAAGCGGTAGCTGTGGGCCGGCAGCGCATTGTCTTCCAGCAGTCGATGCAGGATCTGCACAGCGCTAAGCCGGTAGAACACCCGTCGCCGTGGGCCCTGTTCCAGGCGCTGGAGGTACGGCACCAGCGTCAAGCGATAGCCGATGCGCTGTGGGGCATGGCTCGTCACGCCGACGCTGTGCACAACGCCATGCACACCGCATTCGCCATCGAGGCGCAGGAAGGCAGGCTGGTCCAGCAACGTGTCGGGATTGATCGGCGGCGACAGCCCGATCAATTCAAGGTCGAAACGGTATGGCTGATTAAGCGCTTCGCGACCGTTAAACCTCAGGACTTGCAGGCGCAAATCGCTTTGCGTGAGGGTCAGGCTGAAAGGACTTTCCGATTCGTTGCGCATCGCGGTTCTTACTGGCTGGGAAGATAAGTTCACGAGAGTACGAAACCGCAGGAGGAAAGGGGGCCCCAAATCGCCATTTCAGAAACTCCCTACAGCACGTCGGGGAAATGTTGATTCATCGGCGGTGATTTTTTGGTCGATCAGCCGGTTTAGGCCGTATAAACTTGCGCCACAGCGCCGGCCAGCAGATGTCTCGGCGCGACAGACAAGAGAGTGAGTAATGGGCGCACAGTGGAAGGTTAAACACAAAGAAGCGGCTGCCAACGCCAAGGGCAAGATCTTCGGCAAGCTGGTGAAGGAAATCACCATTGCCGCGCGCAACGGCGCTGACACTGCCACCAATGCGCATCTGCGACTGGTGGTCGAGCAGGCGAAAAAGGCCTCGATGCCCCGCGAGACCCTGGAGCGCGCGATCAAGAAAGGCTCCGGCCAGCTCGGCGAAACCGTGCAGTACCATCGTGTGACCTACGAAGGCTTCGCACCGCATCAGGTGCCGCTGATCGTCGAATGCGTGACCGATAACATCAACCGTACCGTCGCCGAGATTCGCGTTGCGTTTCGCAAGGGCCAACTGGGCGCCTCGGGTTCGGTCGCGTGGGACTTCAACCATGTCGGCATGATCGAAGCCGCCCCGGACAGCCCCGACGCTGATCCGGAAATGGCCGCCATCGAGGCCGGCGCCCAGGATTTCGAACCGGGCGAAGACGGCGCGACGCTGTTCCTCACTGATCCTTCCGACCTGGATGCGGTGCAGAAGGCGCTGCCGGAGCAAGGTTTCACTGTGCTGTCCGCCAAGCTCGGCTACCAGCCGAAAAACCCCGTCAGTGGCCTGACGGACGAGCAGATGGCCGAAGTCGAGGCGTTCCTTGAGGGCCTGGACAATCACGACGACGTGCAGGACATGTTTGTCGGGTTGGCCGGTTAAGCACCACAACCCCCTGTGGCGAGGGAGCAAGCTCCTTCGCCACAGTCGCGCAGTAAGCCTTCAATCTCCTCAAACCCCGGCCGCCCCAGCACCTGCGGCTGACAGCAGCGCGCCTGCAGATCCTGCAACGTTGCCAGTTCCTCAGCACTGAGCCCCGGTTCGATCCGCGCCAGCAGTTCCCCCAGCAAAATCCCGAACGCCCGCACTTCGATGCGTTGTAACGCACGGGTTTGCACCGTGTCGGCAGTGGCATGGAACGACGCCGCGCCAAAGTCGCCCAACAGACAGTCGCCCTGGTCATTGCACAAAATATTGTGCCCGTACAAATCACCGTGGGTAATGCCCTGGCGGTGCAGGTGCGCCGCCACCGAGGCGATGCCCAGGGCGATGCGCAAGGCCACGGGAGCGCTTAAACGCAGTGCGTCGGCATACACGTCGCGGGTGCAGGACTCCAGGCTCGGCAGCCCCGCCAGGTTGCGGTAGCTGGGCGCGATCAGGTCCATCACCAGTCCGGCCTGTTGCTCGGGGTGCCCGTTGATCTGGCCCAGCACGTCGATAAGGTTCGGATGACGACCTGCGGTGATGCAGGCGTGCATTTCATGCAATGGCGAGCCGTCGCTGGTCATCTGGCCTTTGTACAGTTTGAGCGCGACGTGTCGCGCGACCTGACCCGGTGGTTGCCATAGCGCCTGATGAATCACCCCCGAAGCGCCTTCGCCTAATTGTTGATGCACGTTCAGTTGCGACCAGTCGATGGGCGTCGTCCTCGCCAGGAGGTCGGCGTTGGCCTGGGTTTCCAGCGGGTTGCCGGCATAGGCCAGCCAGCTCAGGCTTGGCAACTCGAGCAACCATTGCGGCAGCTCGGTCAATTGGTTGGCGGCGATGCGCAGCAGTTCGAGACGATGGCACTGCCCCAGGCTCGTGGGCAACTGCTGTAATCGGTTGCCGGCCAGCATGAGCTTTTGCAAGTGCGGGCGTTGGCCGAGCTCTTGCGGCAACTGACTGATGCGGTTGTCCGTCAGGATCAGCCAACGCAATAGTGGCGGCAGGGCAGTGCCGGGCACGCGTTCGATGCGGTTAGCCTTGAAACCGACCATGGTCAATGCCGCGCAGCGGCCCAGGCATTCGGGCAATTCAATGAAGTGGTTGTCCGAGCAGAACAACACCCGCAGGTGGGGCAACCGATGCAGATCATCGGGCAGCGCAGTCAACTGGTTGCCGCTGAGATTGAGGACTTCGAGCGAGTCGGCCAGGTCGAAGATTTCCCGGGGGAACTGTGTCAGGCCGCAGGACAGATCCAGCCGTTTGATGCCCGACAGCTGGCCGGCGCGCAGTTGAGCGAGGGTGTGCATGAGAGGTTCGCTGCTGATCAAGGGGCGGGCATCAAGCCCGAAGCCGCACAGTTAACCAATAATCAGTTCAACACAACACCCTGTGGCGAAGGTTTTATCTGTGGGAGCAAGACTTGCCCCCACAAGGCCCCCTCGCCAGCGTCGAAGGTGTCTAGCGCTCGACGCTGCGGTTCCATCGTGCGTTCCAGGCCGGGCGTTGCTCGTTGACCTGGTCCCAATCCACTGCAATCGCCGTTTCCAGGTACTGCTTCATTGCCTCTACCTGGCCGCGGGTTTTGTCAGTGGTCGGTGTGGTGGGGTTGGACGGGATCTGGTCGCCTTCTTCCAGGGCGATGGCCTGGGCTTCGGGCGTCAGCAGGAAGGCGGCGAGCTTTTGCGCCAATTCAGGCTGGGTGTTCTGGGCAATGGCGCACTCAGCGACATTGAGCACCACCGCGCCTTCTTTGGGTTGCGCGTACTCGACCGGCATGCCCTTGAGTTTGAGCGCGGTCACTTGGGTCGGCGTCAACGGGAACAGCGCGGCTTCGTCGGTTTGCAGCATTTCGGAGATCTTCGCTGAGCTGGGGATGTATTCCAGCACGTTGCGTCCGACGGTGTTTGGCCAGGCCTTGAAGCCCGGTTCGACGTCAGTTTCGCTGCCGCCCTGGATCCGGTTGAACATCAGAAAACCGTGCAGGCCGAAGGTCGAGGAAGCCAGGGACTGGAACACCAGTTTGTCCTTGAAGCGTGGATCGGCCATGTCCATCCAGGAGGTGGGCGCACTCCAGCCATTTTCCTTGAACAACCGTGTGTTGTAGGCAAGTCCCGTAACACCGAGGCTGACGGCCACGGCTTGATCCTTGATGCGGCCCTTGGCCGGAATCTGGGCCAGGGGTGGGCTGTCTTCGAGCTTGTCGCACAGCCCCATGGCGATGGCGCGGTACATGATGCCGTCGTCGAGGAACATCACGTGCATTTGCGGGTTGCCTTTACTGGCCTGGACTTTCGCCAGGATGTCGGCGGAGGTGCCGGGCACGATCACCACTTTGACGTTGTTGGCTTTTTCGAAGGCCGGCAAGACCTTGTCGGCGTAAAGCCGCTCCATGGTCCCACCGTTCATGCCCAGATAAAGCGTCGGCTCGGCCATCGCCTGGCTGACGGGGAGCAGGGCGCCCAGGCAGGAGAAACCCAGCGAGCAGAAACCGAACAGTGCACTGCGTTTGACGTTATTCATTGGCGCGACCTTCCTCTATCAAGCAACGGAGATGGAGTGAAACCGGGTGATTGAAAACGCATCCAGCGACGTTTTTGACGCGCCGCAGCAGATGATCTCGGTGAGCGCCTGGCCCACCGCGGGACCGATCTGAAAACCTGCGCCGGCAAAGCCGAACGCATGCAACAGGCCGGGTTGGGTGCTGCTGTGACTGATCACCGGTTGGCGATCGGGCAGGTAACCTTCGGTGCCGCTCCAGGTGCGAATCGCCTGGGCACCTTTCAAAAAAGGGTAGAGCTCGACGGCTTGGCGCAGGATGTCGATCACTGCGTTCTGGCCGGGGCGGGCGCGGGCATTGTCCAGGGCGAAACCTTGGCCGCCCCCCAGCACGCAATTGCCACGGGCGACCTGGCGGGCGTAGATACCGCCGCCCTCCACGCCAGTGCTGGCATCCATCACCAAGGGTAATGGCTCAGTGACCAGCATCGCT is drawn from Pseudomonas rhizophila and contains these coding sequences:
- a CDS encoding ABC transporter substrate-binding protein, with the translated sequence MNNVKRSALFGFCSLGFSCLGALLPVSQAMAEPTLYLGMNGGTMERLYADKVLPAFEKANNVKVVIVPGTSADILAKVQASKGNPQMHVMFLDDGIMYRAIAMGLCDKLEDSPPLAQIPAKGRIKDQAVAVSLGVTGLAYNTRLFKENGWSAPTSWMDMADPRFKDKLVFQSLASSTFGLHGFLMFNRIQGGSETDVEPGFKAWPNTVGRNVLEYIPSSAKISEMLQTDEAALFPLTPTQVTALKLKGMPVEYAQPKEGAVVLNVAECAIAQNTQPELAQKLAAFLLTPEAQAIALEEGDQIPSNPTTPTTDKTRGQVEAMKQYLETAIAVDWDQVNEQRPAWNARWNRSVER
- a CDS encoding 1-aminocyclopropane-1-carboxylate deaminase/D-cysteine desulfhydrase, encoding MLLSCLDWHPQPRLELLHLDWLARAGVEVAVLRLDQIDPLISGNKWFKLVHHVRAAHEAGAKGIMSLGGVYSNHLHALATAGKRFGFPTVGLLRGNPQETPTVLDLKAFDMDLHWLGYGGYRGRHAADFWQPWQAQYPQLHPVPEGGSGLSGAQGCMDWVAGAREQLAALGWVDYHGWWLACGTGTSLAGLVLAEAGEHPVYGVLAVPADHGVAQQVESIVGQAGLCNPRYELFDGSRGGFARVDAELVAFIHATGAIELEPLYTGKALMLLKARVEAGQFARGTRLIFVHTGGLQGRRGFE
- a CDS encoding YebC/PmpR family DNA-binding transcriptional regulator; its protein translation is MGAQWKVKHKEAAANAKGKIFGKLVKEITIAARNGADTATNAHLRLVVEQAKKASMPRETLERAIKKGSGQLGETVQYHRVTYEGFAPHQVPLIVECVTDNINRTVAEIRVAFRKGQLGASGSVAWDFNHVGMIEAAPDSPDADPEMAAIEAGAQDFEPGEDGATLFLTDPSDLDAVQKALPEQGFTVLSAKLGYQPKNPVSGLTDEQMAEVEAFLEGLDNHDDVQDMFVGLAG
- a CDS encoding leucine-rich repeat-containing protein kinase family protein → MHTLAQLRAGQLSGIKRLDLSCGLTQFPREIFDLADSLEVLNLSGNQLTALPDDLHRLPHLRVLFCSDNHFIELPECLGRCAALTMVGFKANRIERVPGTALPPLLRWLILTDNRISQLPQELGQRPHLQKLMLAGNRLQQLPTSLGQCHRLELLRIAANQLTELPQWLLELPSLSWLAYAGNPLETQANADLLARTTPIDWSQLNVHQQLGEGASGVIHQALWQPPGQVARHVALKLYKGQMTSDGSPLHEMHACITAGRHPNLIDVLGQINGHPEQQAGLVMDLIAPSYRNLAGLPSLESCTRDVYADALRLSAPVALRIALGIASVAAHLHRQGITHGDLYGHNILCNDQGDCLLGDFGAASFHATADTVQTRALQRIEVRAFGILLGELLARIEPGLSAEELATLQDLQARCCQPQVLGRPGFEEIEGLLRDCGEGACSLATGGCGA
- a CDS encoding cytochrome b; translated protein: MPWKSSENRYSTVTVSLHWLMLILLAVVYACIELRGIFPKGSDGRTLIKEAHFMLGLTVFVLVWLRLFARSMGKAPAIFPASPAWQTFLAHLMHWALYLFMIAMPLLGWLITSAEGHQVMFYGFDLPLLIDQDKDFAKQLEGWHELGGTIGYWLIGLHALAGLYHHYIVRDNTLLRMMPKRG
- a CDS encoding type VI secretion system Vgr family protein → MRNESESPFSLTLTQSDLRLQVLRFNGREALNQPYRFDLELIGLSPPINPDTLLDQPAFLRLDGECGVHGVVHSVGVTSHAPQRIGYRLTLVPYLQRLEQGPRRRVFYRLSAVQILHRLLEDNALPAHSYRFELPHGQYPCRPFCIQYEESDLELLHRLCEEEGIHYQFEHTVHGHVLVFAEDPKSFPARPIELNLRPDPGQQPAIRQVYQRHCAMTHGLPAGFSDRDTSQAGDSAANHAFEGENHETIRSSPTLAHRYQAGRRRLERLRCRQREIQGQSHQPFLRSGHIVQISEHPESTFNDQWLITDIQHRGRQFSILETNLSPIPATRDYRNRFSAIPWSTVFRPALKHPRPCIPGYHLAYVLDPGDQPTRPDQRGRVTVSLWTPDNEGITLPVSRLTLNERPVLRIGSVVLVSFLDGDPDRPVLCLGVGDVGGGQPAIQTKPVQGQNDTRLLLDWLLNPPDLTP